The genomic segment TCTAAATTGCTGGGCGCGTCTGTGCTGGCAACAAGGGTCGTCGATGCACATGACGGCACCACTGGGCGCGCGGTACTCGAGCTGGACACCCTGAACGATACGCTACCGCCCCGCCTGTTTGCCAAATTTCCGCCAGAGGATGAAATGCAGCGTGCATTTGTCACGTCTGCGGGCATGGGCAAACGTGAGGCGCTGTTCTACGAGGTATTGTCCAGTGAGGTGCCGGTGCGAGTGCCCCGCAGCTATGCAGCTCACAGTGACGAAGAGGGTGAAGACTACCTTATGTTGCTTGAGCATCTGGTCGATAGCGACTGTACATTCGACAATGCCAGTAGCCGTTACTCCCTGGAGTACGTGAAGCAAGTCCTGAATGCATTCGCTAGTCTTCACGCAGCCTACTGGGACTCGCCTCGTTTCTCGACCGATTTGTCATGGGTAGAGCCGCCCTTGCAGCACGAAATCGCAATTGAACTGGTAGGCCTGTCTCTGGATCAACACGCTGACGCCATGCCGGCGGTCTTCCGAGAAATGGCTGATCTATACCTGTCGAAGGCTGATGCGATTCATCAGTTATGGCGGCGGGGAACGCCCACATTGATTCACGGCGATGTGCATGACGGCAATCTTTTTTATGACGGCGACCAACCGGGGTTCCTCGACTGGGCGCTGGTTGCGCAGGCTCCCGCCATGCGGGATATAGGCTATTTCCTCGCGGGCACACTGTCGAGTGATGATCAGCGTAACGCCGCCGGGGATTTGCTGGCGCACTATCGGAATCAGTTGCAGATGCGTGGGATTGAACCGCCTTCACTGGAAGAATTGTGGCAGCAGTATCAATGGCACGCGGCGTATGTCTGGGTCGGCGCGACCGTGACGCTCGCTATGGGCGACGCCTGGCAACCGGTTAGTTACGTCATGGCCTCACTTGAGCGCCTGCATGACGCTATGGAAACCATTGGTTCTGTTGAGGCTATCCGCAGCGCGCTGTAACGCGTTGACCGGCGCAAGCAGTGGCGCCGCAGAGTTCGCGTAGCGCCGCGAGCGAGGGCTCGCCTCGCGCTTATACGCCTGGGAAGTTGTACTCGTGGCCCCACAGGTCGCCCTCTGAACTGACCGTGGCCACGTAGGTCTCGGGGTCGATCAGGAGACCATCGTAGCCATATTCGACGGCGATACCGCCGGGGGCGAGAATATAGACGGAGCACATGTTGTCGTTCACATGCCTTCCCAGCGTGGCCAAGAAGTGCGCACCCGCGGCCTTGGCCCGGTCCATGGCTTGGCCCAGTTCGTCAAGGCTGGGTACCTCGATCATCATATGTACGATGCCCAGCGGATGTTCTCCACCGAACAGAGCGATCGAGTGCTGGCGCGCGTTATTGGTGTGCATGAAGTTGATCTTCAGGCCACCCATGCCGGGTGGGTATAAAATGTCGGTAATGCCAGTGCCGATGAGTTCCGTATAGAACGCAGTCGCCGTCTCGATATCCGGGGCCGGTAACACCATATGCCCGAAGCCCAGGTCTCCGCTTTGTTGATCGCTGGTGACAAAAAATGGG from the Candidatus Marimicrobium litorale genome contains:
- a CDS encoding VOC family protein: MSVSAAGYLRISSADVGAWMDFGTGVLGLMDAVREDADGARFLRMDDHPFRFMIEPGDTDKLLAAGLECPDRHAWQNTLNRLEDAGHSVMVGSSDEAKRRCVTEFASLEDPAGNTLELYWGRELDYTPLVSPAGIPFFVTSDQQSGDLGFGHMVLPAPDIETATAFYTELIGTGITDILYPPGMGGLKINFMHTNNARQHSIALFGGEHPLGIVHMMIEVPSLDELGQAMDRAKAAGAHFLATLGRHVNDNMCSVYILAPGGIAVEYGYDGLLIDPETYVATVSSEGDLWGHEYNFPGV
- a CDS encoding phosphotransferase gives rise to the protein MSQAPPAKHSLAEALQSDRLSKLLGASVLATRVVDAHDGTTGRAVLELDTLNDTLPPRLFAKFPPEDEMQRAFVTSAGMGKREALFYEVLSSEVPVRVPRSYAAHSDEEGEDYLMLLEHLVDSDCTFDNASSRYSLEYVKQVLNAFASLHAAYWDSPRFSTDLSWVEPPLQHEIAIELVGLSLDQHADAMPAVFREMADLYLSKADAIHQLWRRGTPTLIHGDVHDGNLFYDGDQPGFLDWALVAQAPAMRDIGYFLAGTLSSDDQRNAAGDLLAHYRNQLQMRGIEPPSLEELWQQYQWHAAYVWVGATVTLAMGDAWQPVSYVMASLERLHDAMETIGSVEAIRSAL